One genomic segment of Brassica napus cultivar Da-Ae chromosome A3, Da-Ae, whole genome shotgun sequence includes these proteins:
- the LOC106441306 gene encoding uncharacterized protein LOC106441306: protein MISKMDPGENEVVLMNEAMDGDESFIEIKINQPATGMSISSSSSSFSPSPSNEMQTTAIFSSASSCFSAYSSVTTKLMMKLGCLSVVGVIREKVNVGEKWVLKVIHGRRSKSSLHYYCEGSTNYSEETLTDDSLTAAIAYCNASSLSRLQT from the coding sequence ATGATTAGTAAGATGGACCCAGGAGAAAATGAGGTGGTATTGATGAATGAAGCCATGGATGGTGATGAATCTTTCATTGAAATCAAAATCAACCAACCAGCAACTGGAATGagcatatcttcttcttcttcgtctttttCTCCTTCTCCAAGTAATGAAATGCAGACGACGGCGATCTTCTCATCAGCCTCTAGCTGCTTCTCTGCATACAGCAGCGTGACGACGAAGTTGATGATGAAACTGGGGTGTTTGAGTGTAGTGGGGGTCATAAGGGAGAAAGTGAACGTGGGAGAGAAGTGGGTCCTCAAAGTTATTCACGGACGACGAAGCAAGAGCTCCCTTCATTACTACTGCGAAGGCAGCACCAATTACAGCGAGGAAACATTAACGGACGACTCCCTCACGGCAGCCATCGCGTACTGCAATGCATCCTCTCTCTCCCGTCTACAAACTTAA